TTTTGGTTGATGATCGCATCCACCGCAACCGCTGTTTTACCAGTTTGACGGTCGCCAATGATCAACTCACGTTGACCACGGCCTACCGGCACCATTGAGTCAATTGACTTCAAGCCAGTTTGAACAGGTTGTGACACAGATTTACGTGCAATCACACCTGGGGCGATTTTTTCAATTTTGTCTGTCAATTTTGCATTGACTGGGCCTTTACCATCAATCGGTTGACCCAAGGCATTCACCACGCGGCCAATTAATTCAGGGCCAACCGGCACTTCCAGAATACGGCCTGTACACTTACATGTGTCGCCTTCTGTAATGTGTTCGTATTCGCCCAATACCACTGCACCCACGGAGTCACGCTCGAGGTTCAAAGCCAAACCAAAAGTGTTGCCAGGAAACTCAATCATCTCGCCGGACATCACGTTAGACAAACCATGGATACGCACAATGCCGTCTGTAACGGAAATTACGGTACCTTGAGTGCGGGCTTCCGCAGAGGTAGAGAAGTTTTCTAAACGGCTCTTGATGAGCTCGCTAATCTCTGATGTAGATAACTGCATTTAATTCTCCTATGCCTTATGCGGTGAGCGTATAGGCTAAATTTTGTAACTGACCTTGGACAGACGCGTCGATAACGGTGTCGCCAACAATAATTTTGATGCCGCCGATGATTTCCGGATCTACCGAAACGCTTGCTTCAATTTTCTTGCCGAACTTAGCTTCCAGACGTTTTACCAAATCCTTGGTTTGTGTCGCTGTCAGTTTGGCAGCTGCAATGATCTGCGCGTCCAAGGTGCCTTCGTCTTGTGCTTTTAGCGCTTCAAAAGCGTCAGCAATGGCTGGCAATAAGGATAAACGGCCATATTCAACCAAAATTTTGATCAAATTCTGCCCTTGTTCGTTGAGCTTGTCGCCACAAACCTTCAGGAATGCTGTTTCGATATCAGCTGCATTCAGCTTAGGGTTATCAATCAGGGTTTTCATTTGGTCATTTGCTGCGACTGCCGCGGCCAATGCCAACATTTCAGACCATGCTGCGAGTGCCTTCGTTTCTTTGCCGAGCTTATAAGCTGCAACAGCATAAGGCCTTGCAATGGTTGAGATTTCAGCCATGTTTTATCCCTTTTACCTTAAAGTTCCGCAGCGAGTTTAGTCAACATTTCGCTGTGCGCTTTAGCGTCGATTTCTTTACGCAGGATTTTTTCTGCGCCAGCCACGGCCAATGTAGAAACCTGTGCGCGTAAACCTTCTTTGGCACGGTTAACTTCTTGATCGATTTCAGCTTTAGCACCCGCGATAATGCGATCACCTTCAGCCTTGGCATTACCCTTGGCTTCGTCAATGATTTGAGCGGCACGTTTTTCAGCTTGCCCAATGATCTCACTTGCCTTTTGTTTGGCCTCGTTCAATGTGGTTTCAGATTTTTTGGCAGCCACCTCTAGGGCGCTTCTGCCCTCTTGGGCAGCAGCCAAACCATCTGCGATTTCCTTTTGACGCGCTTCAATCGCTTTTAACAGCGGCGGCCAAACGAATTTCACCGTGAACCAGATCAACACTGCAAATGCAATAGCTTGCGCGATGAGTGTGAAATTAATATTCATTTTGGATCCATCATACTGATTGGTTGAAAGGTTTAAGACAGACCTTAAACCCTACCGGGCGGAGATAACCAAGTAAAAATTACTTGGCAACAACGCTCAACAATGGGTTTGCAAATGCAAACATCATTGCCAGACCAACACCGATAATGAAAGACGCGTCGATCAGACCCAACAGCAAGAATACTTTACCTTGCAGGGCTGGGATCATTTCTGGTTGACGGGCTGCGCCTTCCAAGAAACTTGCACACATGATACCGATACCGATACAGGCGCCAGCAGCACCCAAACCAATAATCAAACCGATACCAACGCCTGTGTAGGCTTGAATCAATGCTAATGCTTCCATTTAATACCCTCTCTTATAAACAATTAAAAACAACTACAAAGTCAAAACTAGTGAGACTCATGCGCCATGGCCAAGTAGACCACAGTCAACATCATAAAAATAAATGCTTGCAACGCAACAATCAGAATATGGAAGATAGACCAACCAGCACCCAAGATGGCACCGAAAATAGTCCCGGTCAGCCCAGTGGCTGCCCACATACCCAGCAGCAAGAAAATAATTTCGCCGGCGTACATGTTGCCGAACAAACGTAAAGAGTGAGAGAGTGGCTTAGAAACGTATTCAATTAAGTTGAACAAGAAGTTTGCTGGCCAAACGAGTGGATTGCTACCGAATGGCGAACAAAACAGCTCATGAATCCAACCACCCAAGCCCTTGGCTTTGATGGAGAAGTAGATCATTAAAAACCACACCGCCAACGCTAAGGCAAATGTGGTGTTGATATCTGACGTTGGCACAATGCGCCATTTGGCGTGTTCACCGCCAAAAAATGAAACAATCCCTGCAATCCAATCCACAGGCAAAAAGTCCATAGAGTTCATCGCAAGCACCCAAATAAACACTGTTAATGCGGTGGGCGCAATGAAAGCATGGCGGTCGCCATGAAAAATATTTTTTACTTGATCATCCACAAATCCAAACACTAGCTCAACAAATGCTTGTCTTTTGGTGGGCACGCCGGCGGTTGCGCCACGCGCTACCCACCAAATCAAGCCCATCACCAGCAAACCAAGCACCACTGAGGTGAGCAGGGTATCGTAGTGCAACACCCAAAAGCCTTCGCCAGCGCTGTTTCCGTTGACCCCTTGCGCATTAAAGCTCAGGTGGTGGGCGATATATTCGGAAGGGGTGAGTTCTACGTTTTGTGTGTGTTCGGTTGTCATATCTTCAAACTGTTTTTAAATTAACGTGTCTACACATCTACTTGTGATTTCGCCAAGGCAGCACCAGAAAACAGTGCTGCTGCAGCCAACCCTGAAATCAACGCAAATGGCACCAGTGCGTGATACAGCCTAAAAACCACAAATAAGATAATCGCGATGATTAATATTTTAATTGCTTCGGCCTTGAGCAAATTTAGCAAAATTGCTGTTGGATCTGTTTTGTTGCTGCCTTTTTCTGCAATTTTTGCAGCAAACCATGCAGCAATTACGACAGAAATGCCACCCATCAACGCTGATATTGCGGCGGATTGGTTGCCCACGGCATAAGCAATCAAAGTGACAGCTCCCGTTGCGATTAACTGCCAACGGAGCATATTGCTGTAAAGCGACATGCCAGCCGCAGGGTGTTGTTGACCGCTCATGGGGTTTGACCGCTAAAATTCAAGGCTAAATACTACAAAGACGCGAGATTTTGAATTATCTACCGACCGAAGTCAAGCACCATACAAGACTTAACTGTCTGAATGTGTGGGAAAAATCTGCATTCACTGCAAGATAAGTGATTTAACTTATGATTTCTGGTGATTATCAGTGAGTTTTGCTATCCAATCATCCAGTTGATCAAGATTTGCAAAGCTTAATTTAAGCACACCAGCACCGCTCGCTTTACTACTAATCGCCACCTCAGCCCCTAGTTGCTCACTAAGTTGATTTTGCAAATGCGCCACATCAGGATGCACAGATGGTTTTG
This Methylophilus medardicus DNA region includes the following protein-coding sequences:
- a CDS encoding ATP synthase subunit I yields the protein MSGQQHPAAGMSLYSNMLRWQLIATGAVTLIAYAVGNQSAAISALMGGISVVIAAWFAAKIAEKGSNKTDPTAILLNLLKAEAIKILIIAIILFVVFRLYHALVPFALISGLAAAALFSGAALAKSQVDV
- a CDS encoding F0F1 ATP synthase subunit delta, with amino-acid sequence MAEISTIARPYAVAAYKLGKETKALAAWSEMLALAAAVAANDQMKTLIDNPKLNAADIETAFLKVCGDKLNEQGQNLIKILVEYGRLSLLPAIADAFEALKAQDEGTLDAQIIAAAKLTATQTKDLVKRLEAKFGKKIEASVSVDPEIIGGIKIIVGDTVIDASVQGQLQNLAYTLTA
- the atpE gene encoding F0F1 ATP synthase subunit C gives rise to the protein MEALALIQAYTGVGIGLIIGLGAAGACIGIGIMCASFLEGAARQPEMIPALQGKVFLLLGLIDASFIIGVGLAMMFAFANPLLSVVAK
- the atpB gene encoding F0F1 ATP synthase subunit A, which codes for MTTEHTQNVELTPSEYIAHHLSFNAQGVNGNSAGEGFWVLHYDTLLTSVVLGLLVMGLIWWVARGATAGVPTKRQAFVELVFGFVDDQVKNIFHGDRHAFIAPTALTVFIWVLAMNSMDFLPVDWIAGIVSFFGGEHAKWRIVPTSDINTTFALALAVWFLMIYFSIKAKGLGGWIHELFCSPFGSNPLVWPANFLFNLIEYVSKPLSHSLRLFGNMYAGEIIFLLLGMWAATGLTGTIFGAILGAGWSIFHILIVALQAFIFMMLTVVYLAMAHESH
- a CDS encoding F0F1 ATP synthase subunit B, encoding MNINFTLIAQAIAFAVLIWFTVKFVWPPLLKAIEARQKEIADGLAAAQEGRSALEVAAKKSETTLNEAKQKASEIIGQAEKRAAQIIDEAKGNAKAEGDRIIAGAKAEIDQEVNRAKEGLRAQVSTLAVAGAEKILRKEIDAKAHSEMLTKLAAEL